A genomic segment from Brienomyrus brachyistius isolate T26 chromosome 9, BBRACH_0.4, whole genome shotgun sequence encodes:
- the LOC125749572 gene encoding serine/threonine-protein phosphatase 1 regulatory subunit 10-like, producing MAPVDPREVLKEVENFLGKDGELRSLEGVAKIFGLMKASQKMVCRCMYLNILLQTKSHDILNRFIRVGGYKLLNGWLTYSKSTTNTPLLQSILLTLQKLPLTVDHLKQNNTAKLVKQLSKTGETEELRKLATVLVDGWMAVIRSQSVGASSGTSPSDKKKKKEEGKSRGGEAKADTGKVPEEEKKREKPKAHAPSHAKFRSTGLEVDTPGPLPAKKPPPVLQLGDKYSIKPVVLKRPSTSQADVPLAEKKYKPLNTMPNSTKEIKVKIIPAQPMECTGFLDALNSAPVPGFKIKKKKKVLSPTSNKSCPLESKALCPSSQNKQSSPDRPASQTPPHEPPDLEQPGTPVPCDDTEVMDAEEKPNALSEPRGEEEVLTKKGKKRKSVRWVEEPHLKEYFYFDLDETERVNVNKVKDFGEAARRELMMDRHAFEAARRLSHDAMEEMVAWTPPRPLTYSGCLVTPGTSSSERHTQKDREMGILQEIFLSKESVPDSPQEPDPEPYEPVPPRIIPLDEDSGSVEEPFLEATDASGSGNYAAGAAEGAKLPPVLANLMGNLGSGALGSQQQGPSAVQELLTSIMGAPSNQSAEDLIKQPDFSDKIKQLLSSLQQSQPQAPAAAPPPVSTGLLGHGPGMGMNMGMNMNANMNMNRNMSAPMNGGYPPNNPPAGGRFPHPPPPPPHGHGPPFPPGGGGPRSMGPPPPQGRGGDGGGYWGEEPMRGGPHRGGGGSHFHRGRGGRGGDSGFRGRGGRGGGPQQDSGFRGQGGRGGGPQQDSGFRGRGGRGGDMSKRPVCRHFMMKGSCRYESNCAFYHPGVNGPPLP from the exons ATGGCCCCTGTGGATCCCAGAGAAGTATTAAAGGAGGTGGAGAATTTCTTGGGGAAAGATGGGGAGTTACGCAGCCTGGAAGGAGTCGCCAAGATATTTGG CTTGATGAAGGCATCCCAGAAGATGGTCTGTCGATGTATGTACCTAAATATCTTACTGCAGACTAAATCTCATGATATCCTTAACAG GTTTATCCGAGTGGGGGGGTACAAGCTTCTGAATGGGTGGCTGACCTACTCGAAATCAACTACCAACACCCCCTTGCTGCAGTCGATCCTGCTTACTTTACAAAAGCTGCCTCTCACAGTCGACCATCTCAAACAG AACAACACAGCGAAACTGGTCAAGCAGCTGAGCAAGACCGGCGAAACGGAAG AGCTCAGGAAGCTGGCCACGGTTTtggtggacggatggatggcaGTAATCCGCTCCCAGAGTGTGGGAGCTTCCAGTGGAACTTCCCCATCAG ataaaaagaagaagaaagagGAGGGGAAATCCCGAGGGGGAGAGGCGAAGGCTGATACAGGGAAGGTTCCAGAAGAAGAGAAGAAGAGGGAGAAGCCCAAAGCGCACGCCCCCAGTCATGCCAAGTTCCGATCTACAG GCTTGGAAGTTGACACCCCAGGCCCATTACCGGCCAAAAAACCCCCACCTGTGCTCCAGCTAGGAGACAAGTACAGCATTAAACCTGTTGTGCTCAAGAGGCCTAG CACCTCACAGGCAGATGTCCCCCTAGCGGAGAAGAAGTACAAACCGCTCAACACTATGCCCAACTCCACTAAAGAGATCAAAGTCAAGATCATCCCAGCACAAC CTATGGAGTGTACAGGCTTCCTGGACGCTCTCAACTCTGCCCCGGTACCTGGTTTTAAGAtcaaaaagaagaagaaggttCTCTCTCCAACATCTAACAAg TCCTGTCCACTGGAGAGCAAGGCCCTGTGTCCATCATCCCAGAACAAGCAGTCATCGCCTGACCGGCCCGCCTCCCAGACCCCCCCTCATGAGCCTCCGGACCTGGAGCAGCCAGGAACGCCGGTGCCCTGCGACGACACTGAGGTCATGGACGCCG AGGAGAAGCCTAATGCTCTGTCTGAGCCTCgtggagaggaggaggtgctgaCCAAGAAagggaagaagaggaagagcgTCCGCTGGGTGGAGGAGCCGCATCTGAAGGAGTACTTCTACTTTGACCTTGATGAGACTGAGAGAG TGAACGTCAATAAGGTGAAGGACTTCGGAGAGGCGGCGCGGAGGGAGCTGATGATGGACAGGCACGCGTTCGAAGCCGCCCGGCGCCTCTCGCACGACGCCATGGAAGAGATGGTAGCGTGGACGCCCCCTAGGCCTCTCACCTACTCCGGCTGCCTGGTCACCCCCGGCACGAGCAGCAGCGAGAGGCACACCCAAAAGGACCGTGAGATGGGCATTCTGCAGGAGATCTTCCTGAGTAAAGAGAG cgtcccagacagtccacaggaGCCAGACCCAGAGCCGTACGAGCCTGTGCCCCCCCGCATCATACCCCTGGACGAG GACTCTGGCTCGGTGGAGGAGCCCTTCCTGGAGGCCACAGACGCGTCAGGGTCGGGCAACTACGCTGCCGGGGCTGCCGAGGGCGCCAAGCTGCCGCCCGTCTTGGCCAACCTCATGGGCAACCTGGGGAGCGGGGCGCTGGGCTCCCAACAGCAGGGGCCATCGGCTGTGCAGGAGCTGCTCACGTCCatcatg GGCGCGCCAAGCAACCAGTCGGCCGAGGACCTGATCAAACAGCCTGACTTCTCGGACAAGATAAAGCAGCTTCTCAGCTCCCTGCAGCAGAGCCAGCCCCAGGCCCCTGCCGCTGCGCCCCCCCCAG TGAGCACAGGCTTGCTTGGTCATGGCCCTGGCATGGGCATGAACATGGGCATGAACATGAATGCCAACATGAACATGAACAGGAATATGTCGGCGCCCATGAACGGAGGCTACCCCCCAAATAACCCACCAGCCGGCGGCCGGTTCCCCCACCCGCCGCCGCCGCCTCCACACGGCCACgggccccccttcccccccggcGGTGGGGGCCCCAGGTCGATGGGCCCGCCACCTCCTCAGGGGCGCGGCGGAGATGGTGGAGGCTACTGGGGGGAGGAGCCAATGAGGGGAGGCCCCCACCGAGGAGGCGGAGGGAGCCATTTCCATCGTGGCAGGGGGGGCCGGGGAGGCGACTCCGGGTTCCGCGGGCGAGGTGGACGCGGCGGCGGCCCCCAGCAGGACTCGGGGTTCAGAGGCCAAGGCGGACGAGGGGGTGGTCCTCAGCAAGACTCCGGCTTCCGGGGGCGAGGAGGACGGGGAGGAG ACATGTCCAAGAGGCCCGTCTGCCGGCACTTCATGATGAAAGGAAGCTGTCGATATGAGAGCAACTGCGCCTTCTACCACCCAGGAGTGAACGGCCCACCGCTGCCCTGA